Part of the Sinorhizobium sp. BG8 genome, TGATCGTGAGTGACGTAGACGATCGTGGTCCCAAGGCGGGCATGCAAACGCTTGATTTCCGTGCGCATGTCGACGCGAAGCTTGGCGTCGAGGTTGGACAGCGGCTCGTCGAACAGGAAGAGTTTCGGCTGCCGGACGATGGCCCGTCCCATCGCGACACGCTGGCGCTGGCCACCCGACAATTGGGCAGGCTTGCGGTCAAGAAGGTGGGTGATCTGCAGCAGGTCCGCCGCTGTTTTTGTGGCCTTGTCGCGCTGGGGCTGGGACAACCCGCGGATCTTCATGCCGAACTCAATGTTCTGGCGCACCGTCATCGTCGGATACAGCGCATAGGACTGGAACACCATCGCGATATCCCGATCCTTGGGTGACAGGTCGTTGACGACCTTGCCCGCGATCCGGATCTGGCCGCCGCTGATGGATTCAAGACCGGCAATCATGTTGAGGAGCGTGGACTTGCCACAACCGGATGGTCCGAGAAGGACGAGAAAATCACCCGTGCCGATGTTGATCGACACCTCCTTGAGGACCTCGACACTGCCGTATGTTTTGCGAACGCGATCAATTTCAAGAGTGGACATGGGATCAGCCTTTCACGGCACCAGCGGTCAGCCCGCGGACGAAGTAGCGCCCTGCGACGATGTAGACCAAAAGGGTTGGGATAGCGGCGATCATGGCAGCGGCCATGTCGACGTTGTATTGCTTGCGCCCGGTCGTCACGTTGACGATGTTGTTGAGCGCGACTGTAATCGGGCTGCTTGAGCCGGATGTGAAGGACACGCCGAACAGGAAGTCGTTCCAGATCTGAGTGAACTGCCAGATGCAGGAGACCACGATGATCGGGATCGACGTCGGCAGAATCACGCTCCAGAAAATGCGGAAGAATCCGGCGCCATCGACCATCGCAGCCTTCGTCAGCTCGTCGGGCAACGACACGAAGTAGTTGCGGAAGAACAGCGTCGTAAAGCAGATGCCGTAGGAAACGTGAACTAGGACGAGGCCTGGAATGGAGCCTGCGAGACCCAGGATTCCGAGGGTTCGTGCCATCGGAATAAGGGTTGCCTGGTATGGCAGGAAGCAGCCGAACAGCAGCAGGCCGAAGACGAAGTTCGAACCCGGAAACTTCCATTTCGTGAGGATGTAACCGTTGATCGCTCCGATGCCCGTCGACAGGATGACGGCCGGGATCACCATCATCAGTGAATTGAC contains:
- the ugpC gene encoding sn-glycerol-3-phosphate ABC transporter ATP-binding protein UgpC: MSTLEIDRVRKTYGSVEVLKEVSINIGTGDFLVLLGPSGCGKSTLLNMIAGLESISGGQIRIAGKVVNDLSPKDRDIAMVFQSYALYPTMTVRQNIEFGMKIRGLSQPQRDKATKTAADLLQITHLLDRKPAQLSGGQRQRVAMGRAIVRQPKLFLFDEPLSNLDAKLRVDMRTEIKRLHARLGTTIVYVTHDQIEAMTLATRVAVMKDGVVQHLDEPQAVYDRPANVYVAKFVGSPAMNIVPAVLDVQGDVVTAVVDIQGKPAGRISGISLSAEAARKYAGKRLLVGIRPENFSLANGSSASTVTVDVDVVEPTGPDTLVVFHLGGVEVTARLPPKQAGAGRESRLSIDTSKVVLFDLETETRID
- a CDS encoding carbohydrate ABC transporter permease, which encodes MAEALSQSGKVRLGRLFVYGCLFVVALLYLMPLWVMVVTSLKSLDEIYGGSFIGVPKAVTFDAWRAAWSQACIGTECTGLKPYFVNSLMMVIPAVILSTGIGAINGYILTKWKFPGSNFVFGLLLFGCFLPYQATLIPMARTLGILGLAGSIPGLVLVHVSYGICFTTLFFRNYFVSLPDELTKAAMVDGAGFFRIFWSVILPTSIPIIVVSCIWQFTQIWNDFLFGVSFTSGSSSPITVALNNIVNVTTGRKQYNVDMAAAMIAAIPTLLVYIVAGRYFVRGLTAGAVKG